From Pseudomonas putida, one genomic window encodes:
- a CDS encoding FKBP-type peptidyl-prolyl cis-trans isomerase: MKQHRLAAAVALVGLVLAGCDQQASSPELKTPAQKASYGIGLNMGKSLAQEGMEDLDSKAVALGIEDAVGKKEQRIKDEELVEAFTALQKRAEERLAKASEEAASAGKKFLEENAKKPGVVTTASGLQYEVVKKADGPQPKPTDVVTVHYEGKLIDGKVFDSSVERGSPIDLPVSGVIPGWVEGLQLMHVGEKYKLFIPAELAYGAQSPSPLIPANSVLVFDLELIAIKDPAQLQGDAPEAEAPAEAPAK, encoded by the coding sequence ATGAAACAGCATCGTTTGGCGGCTGCGGTTGCCCTGGTAGGCCTGGTACTGGCTGGCTGTGATCAACAAGCCAGCAGCCCCGAGCTGAAAACTCCGGCACAGAAAGCCTCCTACGGTATCGGCCTGAACATGGGCAAGAGCCTGGCTCAGGAAGGCATGGAAGACCTTGATTCCAAAGCCGTCGCCCTCGGCATCGAAGACGCCGTTGGCAAGAAAGAACAGCGCATCAAGGACGAAGAGCTGGTAGAAGCCTTCACCGCGCTGCAGAAGCGCGCCGAGGAGCGCCTGGCCAAGGCCAGCGAAGAAGCCGCCTCCGCCGGCAAGAAGTTCCTCGAAGAAAATGCCAAGAAGCCAGGTGTGGTCACTACCGCCTCGGGCCTGCAGTACGAAGTGGTCAAGAAGGCCGACGGCCCACAGCCCAAGCCGACCGACGTGGTGACTGTCCACTACGAAGGCAAGTTGATCGATGGCAAGGTGTTCGACAGCTCGGTCGAGCGTGGCAGCCCGATCGACCTGCCGGTCAGTGGTGTCATTCCAGGCTGGGTCGAAGGCCTGCAGCTGATGCACGTTGGCGAGAAGTACAAGCTGTTCATCCCGGCTGAACTGGCCTACGGCGCACAGAGCCCAAGCCCGCTGATCCCGGCCAACTCGGTGCTGGTGTTCGACCTGGAACTGATCGCCATCAAGGACCCGGCCCAGCTGCAAGGCGACGCGCCTGAAGCTGAAGCTCCGGCTGAAGCACCAGCCAAGTAA
- a CDS encoding helix-turn-helix domain-containing protein codes for MGIQVISRDGQPEYAVVPWEQYQALLKAAGQAPAEAVGETRDHTEPSASLPAFSEVGQLRQAKGIAPEQLARNVGVSPAYLAMIESGERQPDAAIRRALAWHLGVAGWSEPS; via the coding sequence ATGGGTATTCAGGTCATTAGCCGGGACGGTCAGCCCGAGTACGCCGTCGTTCCCTGGGAGCAGTATCAGGCGCTGCTCAAGGCGGCCGGCCAGGCGCCTGCCGAGGCGGTTGGCGAAACCCGCGATCACACTGAGCCAAGTGCCAGTTTGCCCGCGTTCAGCGAGGTAGGGCAGTTGCGTCAGGCCAAAGGCATTGCACCCGAGCAATTGGCGCGCAATGTGGGGGTAAGCCCCGCCTACCTGGCGATGATCGAGTCTGGTGAACGCCAGCCGGATGCAGCGATCCGCCGTGCCCTGGCCTGGCACCTGGGGGTGGCGGGCTGGAGCGAGCCGTCATGA
- a CDS encoding NAD(P)H-quinone oxidoreductase codes for MKALQGEDGHVEWVEAERPALDAGQVRIRVAAAGLNRADLLQMKGLYPPPPGASPYMGLECAGVVEEVGAGADWRVGDRVCALLASGAMAEEVVVDARHVLPVPEGLTLHEAAALPEVYATAWLNIFQLGAVKAGEKVLVHAGASGVGSAAIQLCKAFGNPVYVSVGSQERLAYCQALGATGGVVRNENLDALEGMGPFDVILDPVGASYGQLNLKLLARDGRWVIIGLMGGRTVELDLAQVLGKRLEITGSTLRNRDDGFKAELLRELQQQVWPLFSEKRLSPQLVDTYPVEFAQAAYAELESNQVSGKLVMVIDPSLA; via the coding sequence GTGAAGGCATTGCAAGGCGAAGACGGACATGTGGAGTGGGTCGAGGCCGAGCGCCCGGCCCTGGATGCTGGCCAGGTACGCATTCGCGTGGCTGCGGCGGGCCTGAATCGGGCCGATCTGCTGCAAATGAAGGGGCTTTATCCGCCACCGCCCGGCGCCAGCCCTTACATGGGCCTGGAATGCGCCGGGGTGGTGGAAGAGGTGGGCGCGGGTGCCGACTGGCGGGTAGGCGACCGAGTGTGCGCGCTGCTGGCCAGCGGGGCCATGGCCGAAGAAGTGGTGGTCGATGCCCGCCATGTGCTGCCGGTGCCCGAGGGCCTGACCCTGCACGAGGCCGCAGCGCTGCCCGAAGTCTACGCCACCGCGTGGCTGAACATTTTCCAGCTGGGCGCAGTGAAAGCTGGCGAGAAGGTGTTGGTACACGCCGGTGCCAGTGGCGTCGGCTCGGCCGCCATCCAGTTGTGCAAGGCGTTCGGCAACCCGGTGTACGTCAGCGTTGGCTCGCAGGAGCGCCTGGCGTACTGCCAGGCACTGGGCGCGACAGGCGGGGTGGTGCGCAACGAAAACCTGGACGCGCTGGAGGGCATGGGCCCGTTCGACGTGATTCTCGACCCGGTGGGCGCCAGCTACGGGCAGCTCAACCTCAAGCTGCTGGCACGCGATGGGCGCTGGGTGATCATCGGCCTGATGGGCGGGCGCACGGTTGAACTGGACCTGGCGCAGGTGCTGGGCAAGCGCCTGGAAATCACCGGCTCCACGTTGCGCAACCGTGACGACGGGTTCAAGGCCGAGCTGCTGCGCGAGTTGCAACAGCAGGTGTGGCCGTTGTTCAGCGAAAAGCGTTTGTCGCCGCAGCTGGTGGACACCTACCCGGTCGAGTTCGCCCAGGCAGCGTATGCCGAACTCGAGAGCAATCAGGTGTCGGGCAAGCTGGTGATGGTGATCGACCCTAGCCTGGCGTGA
- a CDS encoding YkvA family protein has translation MSAPWNFARFLPLAERLLSRGRLPALLFAVARKGPRLGQLREDIKLLQSLCLAWWRGEYRAISPKALVTIVAGLLYFVSPIDAIPDWLLGVGFLDDIAVLGWVLKTVSDELARFKAWRDNQAPERLRVVERLPDTPEALRLERKTP, from the coding sequence ATGAGCGCACCCTGGAATTTCGCCCGCTTCCTGCCCTTGGCCGAGCGCCTGCTAAGCCGTGGCCGCTTGCCGGCTTTGCTGTTCGCGGTGGCCCGCAAAGGCCCGCGCCTGGGCCAGTTGCGTGAAGACATCAAGCTGTTGCAGTCGCTGTGCCTGGCCTGGTGGCGTGGCGAGTACCGCGCGATCAGCCCGAAGGCGCTGGTGACCATCGTCGCCGGCCTGCTGTATTTCGTCAGCCCCATCGATGCGATCCCCGACTGGCTGCTGGGCGTAGGTTTTCTCGATGACATCGCCGTGCTCGGCTGGGTGCTGAAAACCGTCTCCGATGAGCTGGCGCGGTTCAAGGCTTGGCGCGACAACCAGGCACCCGAGCGCTTGCGCGTGGTCGAGCGCTTGCCTGACACCCCTGAAGCGTTGCGCCTGGAGCGTAAAACGCCCTAA
- a CDS encoding YhfG family protein encodes MEKLSLEAKKAWFAKHRKANYAASLRLEGVWVSNGEGEIKLPTRAAALKAVRLIKA; translated from the coding sequence ATGGAAAAGCTCAGTTTGGAAGCCAAGAAAGCTTGGTTCGCCAAGCACCGCAAAGCCAACTATGCGGCCAGCCTGCGCCTTGAAGGTGTATGGGTGTCGAATGGCGAGGGTGAGATCAAGCTGCCAACGCGTGCCGCAGCCCTCAAAGCAGTGCGGCTGATCAAGGCTTGA
- a CDS encoding HAD family hydrolase, protein MALAIFDLDETLIHGDCASLWSEQMARLGWVDGKEFLRRDHDLMEAYGKGHLQMEEYMAFSLEPIAGRTLEEVEHLVEPWVEDVIEPIIFGDACRCIAEHRKRGDRILIISASGTHLVGPIAARLGVDEYLAIELEGVNGVYTGKTHGVLTYREGKITRLLEWLDQEQENLEGASFYSDSRNDLPLLLKVDHPHAVNPDAVLREHAEKNGWPILSWS, encoded by the coding sequence ATGGCACTGGCAATTTTCGATCTGGACGAAACCCTGATCCACGGCGACTGCGCGTCGCTATGGAGCGAGCAGATGGCGCGGCTGGGCTGGGTCGACGGCAAGGAGTTCCTGCGCCGCGACCATGACCTGATGGAGGCCTACGGCAAAGGCCACCTGCAGATGGAGGAGTACATGGCCTTCAGCCTGGAGCCGATTGCCGGGCGCACCCTGGAAGAAGTCGAGCACCTGGTTGAGCCTTGGGTGGAGGACGTCATCGAGCCGATCATTTTCGGTGATGCCTGCCGCTGCATCGCCGAGCACCGCAAGCGTGGCGACCGCATCCTGATCATTTCTGCTTCCGGCACCCACCTGGTCGGGCCGATTGCGGCGCGGTTAGGCGTGGACGAGTACCTGGCGATCGAGCTGGAGGGTGTGAACGGGGTGTACACCGGCAAGACCCACGGCGTGCTGACTTACCGTGAGGGCAAGATCACCCGCTTGCTGGAGTGGCTGGACCAGGAGCAGGAAAACCTGGAGGGGGCGAGCTTCTATTCCGACTCGCGCAATGATCTGCCGTTGTTGCTGAAGGTGGATCACCCGCATGCAGTAAACCCTGATGCGGTGCTGCGCGAGCATGCCGAGAAGAATGGCTGGCCAATCTTGAGCTGGTCTTGA
- a CDS encoding carboxy terminal-processing peptidase — translation MKHFLPSTALALMIGLGSLTLGGNASAANKWDSLQPDRDEIVASLNVVELLKRHHYSKPPLDDARSVIIYDSYIKLLDPARSYFTAADIAEFDKWKRQFDDFLKSGNLDPGFTIYKRYLDRVKQRLDFALAELNKGVDKMDFTTKETLLIDRKDAPWLKNQAELDDLWRKRVKDEVLRQKIAGKEPKQIQETLTKRYKNQLSRLDQTRAEDIFQAYINTFAQSYDPHTNYLSPDNAENFDINMSLSLEGIGAVLQSDNDQVKIVRLVPAGPAAKTKQVAPADKIIGVAQGNKEMVDVVGWRLDEVVKLIRGPKGSVVRLEIIPASNAPSDQTSKVVSITREAVKLEEQAAKKSVLKLKQAGRDYKLGIIEIPAFYLDFKAYRAGDPEYKSTTRDVKKLLTELQKEKVDGVVIDLRNNGGGSLQEATELTSLFIEKGPTVLVRNSDGRVDVLEDENPGAFYKGPLALLVNRLSASASEIFAGAMQDYHRALIIGGQTFGKGTVQTIQPLNHGELKLTLAKFYRVSGQSTQHQGVLPDIDYPSIIDTKEIGESALPEAMPWDTIRPVVKPAADPFKPFLAQLKAQHEARSDKDAEFTYIRDRLALTQKLMNEKTVSLNEQDRRARHDEIEAKQLALENIRRKAKGEEPLKELKKEDEDALPTEDENTKPEDDAYLSETGRILIDYLSASTKVAKQ, via the coding sequence ATGAAGCATTTCCTTCCAAGCACCGCCCTGGCCCTGATGATCGGGCTGGGTAGCCTCACGCTCGGCGGCAATGCGTCGGCCGCCAACAAATGGGACAGCCTGCAGCCGGACCGTGACGAAATCGTCGCCAGCCTCAATGTGGTTGAGTTGCTCAAACGTCACCATTACAGCAAGCCGCCGCTCGATGACGCCCGTTCGGTGATCATCTACGACAGCTACATCAAGCTGCTCGACCCTGCGCGCAGCTACTTCACTGCGGCTGACATCGCCGAGTTCGACAAGTGGAAGCGCCAGTTCGACGACTTCCTCAAAAGCGGCAACCTCGACCCTGGCTTCACCATCTACAAGCGCTACCTGGACCGCGTCAAGCAACGCCTGGACTTCGCCCTGGCCGAGCTGAACAAGGGCGTCGACAAGATGGACTTCACCACCAAGGAAACCTTGCTGATCGACCGCAAGGACGCGCCGTGGCTGAAGAACCAGGCCGAGCTGGACGACCTGTGGCGCAAACGCGTCAAGGACGAGGTGCTGCGCCAGAAGATCGCCGGCAAAGAGCCCAAGCAGATTCAGGAAACCCTGACCAAGCGTTACAAGAACCAGCTGTCGCGCCTGGACCAGACCCGTGCCGAAGACATCTTCCAGGCCTACATCAATACGTTCGCCCAGTCCTACGACCCGCACACCAACTACCTGTCGCCGGACAACGCCGAGAACTTCGACATCAACATGAGCTTGTCGCTCGAAGGCATCGGCGCGGTGCTGCAAAGCGACAACGACCAGGTCAAGATCGTGCGCCTGGTCCCTGCAGGCCCTGCAGCCAAGACCAAGCAAGTGGCCCCGGCCGACAAGATCATCGGCGTTGCCCAGGGCAACAAGGAAATGGTCGACGTGGTCGGCTGGCGGCTGGACGAAGTGGTCAAGCTGATCCGTGGCCCGAAAGGCTCGGTCGTGCGCCTGGAAATCATCCCGGCCAGCAATGCCCCGAGCGACCAGACCAGCAAAGTGGTATCGATCACCCGCGAGGCGGTCAAGCTTGAAGAGCAGGCGGCGAAGAAGTCGGTGCTCAAGCTCAAGCAGGCTGGCCGTGACTACAAGCTGGGGATCATTGAAATTCCGGCCTTCTACCTGGACTTCAAGGCGTATCGCGCCGGGGACCCGGAGTACAAGAGCACTACGCGTGACGTGAAAAAGCTGCTCACCGAACTGCAGAAGGAAAAAGTCGACGGCGTGGTCATCGACCTGCGCAACAACGGCGGCGGCTCCCTGCAAGAAGCTACCGAGCTGACCAGCCTGTTCATCGAGAAGGGCCCTACGGTGCTGGTTCGCAACAGCGATGGCCGGGTGGACGTGCTGGAAGACGAAAACCCTGGCGCCTTCTACAAAGGCCCGCTGGCGCTGCTGGTCAACCGCCTCTCGGCCTCGGCCTCGGAAATCTTCGCCGGCGCCATGCAGGATTATCACCGCGCGCTGATCATCGGCGGCCAGACCTTCGGTAAAGGCACCGTGCAGACCATTCAGCCGCTCAACCATGGCGAGCTGAAACTGACCCTGGCGAAGTTCTACCGGGTTTCCGGGCAGAGCACCCAGCATCAGGGCGTGCTGCCGGACATCGATTACCCGTCGATCATCGACACCAAGGAAATCGGTGAAAGCGCCCTGCCCGAGGCCATGCCGTGGGACACCATCCGTCCGGTGGTCAAGCCAGCGGCCGACCCTTTCAAGCCCTTCCTGGCGCAGCTCAAGGCGCAGCATGAAGCGCGCAGCGACAAGGACGCGGAGTTCACTTATATCCGTGACCGCCTGGCCCTGACCCAGAAGCTGATGAATGAGAAGACCGTCAGCCTCAACGAGCAGGACCGCCGCGCCCGCCACGATGAAATCGAGGCCAAGCAGCTCGCGCTGGAAAACATCCGCCGCAAGGCCAAGGGTGAAGAGCCGCTCAAGGAACTGAAGAAAGAGGACGAGGACGCCCTGCCGACCGAGGATGAAAACACCAAGCCCGAAGACGACGCTTACCTGTCCGAGACGGGTCGCATCCTGATCGATTACCTCAGTGCCAGCACCAAGGTAGCCAAGCAGTAG
- a CDS encoding Fic/DOC family protein: MSSDKYGSEQDSDCYPGTDVLINLLELHDPDDLEDAERYLSALAASRLEFLPPPYSLDSLKQIHSALFSRIYSRAGRVRSSAISKGSTRFCSPEFIEPETRKEFSKIAAAGWFEGYSRDHLITAVAEAYGTLNVAHPFREGNGRTQRILFEWIIINAGFSITWEAVGREEWIHANILSYHGDDGYLAQIFARCIGQPILEND; encoded by the coding sequence TTGAGTTCGGACAAGTACGGTTCTGAACAAGACTCGGACTGCTATCCGGGTACTGACGTTCTGATTAACCTGCTCGAGTTGCACGACCCTGACGATCTCGAAGATGCCGAACGCTACCTCAGCGCGCTCGCGGCTTCCCGTTTGGAGTTTTTACCGCCTCCTTACAGCCTGGATTCGCTGAAGCAAATCCACAGTGCCCTGTTTTCCCGCATCTACAGCCGGGCAGGGCGAGTTCGCAGCAGTGCGATCAGTAAGGGAAGTACGCGGTTTTGTAGCCCAGAATTCATAGAACCTGAAACCAGGAAGGAGTTTTCAAAGATCGCTGCGGCAGGGTGGTTTGAAGGGTATTCGCGTGACCATCTGATCACCGCAGTAGCTGAAGCTTACGGTACATTGAATGTCGCGCACCCCTTCAGGGAAGGCAATGGCCGTACGCAGCGCATTCTGTTTGAGTGGATCATCATCAATGCGGGCTTTTCGATTACGTGGGAGGCTGTCGGGCGTGAAGAGTGGATTCACGCCAACATTCTTTCCTACCATGGCGACGACGGATATTTAGCCCAGATATTCGCTCGGTGTATCGGTCAGCCGATCCTGGAAAATGACTAA
- the nirD gene encoding nitrite reductase small subunit NirD, whose amino-acid sequence MTLSNAAVAKQPNWQAVCHTADLVADSGVVVWLDGIQVALFYLPGQAQSLYAVDNRDPRSGANIIGRGLVGSLQGELVVAAPLYKQHFSLHSGACLEDASQHLRVWPVRLNGEAVEVALA is encoded by the coding sequence ATGACCCTGTCCAATGCTGCTGTGGCAAAGCAACCCAACTGGCAAGCGGTGTGCCACACCGCTGACCTGGTCGCCGACTCCGGTGTGGTGGTCTGGCTCGATGGTATCCAGGTCGCCCTGTTCTACCTGCCGGGGCAGGCGCAGAGCCTGTACGCGGTGGACAACCGCGACCCACGCTCGGGGGCCAACATCATTGGCCGCGGGCTGGTGGGCAGCCTGCAGGGTGAGCTGGTGGTGGCAGCCCCGCTGTACAAGCAGCACTTCAGCCTGCACAGCGGGGCCTGTCTGGAAGATGCCAGCCAGCACTTACGTGTTTGGCCGGTACGGCTGAACGGGGAGGCAGTGGAAGTGGCGCTGGCCTGA
- the pcaQ gene encoding pca operon transcription factor PcaQ, whose protein sequence is MNLDTRIKYRHLLCFLEIARQGSLARAADILAISQPAISKTLKELEDLLETRLFERSRQGVELTPAGTRFMHYAGPSVQALRDGVSSLRGEARAPSQVRIGVLSTVEGLLMPEVLCRLHQRHEALLISVVTGASAQLLGQLRLGELELVVGRMTDSPQIQGLSFEHLYSESMALVVRPGHPLLASTQVDRARVSRYPLVLPPPGTTIRQHADSLFVQCGIQLPAQRLETLSLALSRRYLLGSDAVWVAPRDAVLLDLRRGELAELDLGVREPGGSVGICRNAALALSLPGQWVCDVLREVAGQYRERSYP, encoded by the coding sequence ATGAACCTCGACACCCGCATCAAGTACCGCCACCTGCTGTGCTTTCTGGAGATTGCCCGGCAGGGCAGCCTGGCCAGGGCCGCTGACATTCTGGCGATCAGCCAGCCTGCGATTTCCAAGACCCTCAAGGAGCTTGAGGACCTGCTCGAAACGCGTCTGTTCGAGCGCAGCCGCCAAGGGGTCGAGCTGACCCCGGCCGGCACCCGTTTCATGCATTACGCCGGGCCCAGCGTGCAGGCCCTGCGCGACGGCGTGAGCAGCTTGCGCGGTGAAGCGCGGGCACCGTCGCAGGTGCGCATCGGCGTGCTGTCCACGGTCGAAGGCCTGCTGATGCCCGAAGTGCTGTGCCGGTTGCACCAACGCCACGAGGCATTGCTGATCAGCGTGGTGACCGGGGCCAGTGCACAGTTGCTCGGGCAGTTGCGCCTGGGGGAACTGGAATTGGTGGTGGGGCGCATGACCGACAGCCCGCAGATCCAGGGTTTGTCGTTCGAACACCTGTACAGCGAGTCGATGGCTTTGGTCGTGCGCCCCGGCCACCCATTGCTGGCCAGCACGCAAGTAGACCGAGCCCGCGTCAGCCGATACCCGCTGGTGCTCCCGCCACCGGGCACGACCATTCGCCAGCACGCCGACAGCCTGTTCGTGCAATGCGGCATTCAACTGCCGGCCCAGCGCCTGGAGACCCTCTCACTGGCCTTGAGCCGCCGCTACCTGCTAGGCAGTGACGCCGTGTGGGTGGCGCCGCGTGATGCGGTGCTGCTCGACCTGCGCCGCGGCGAACTGGCCGAGCTCGACCTAGGGGTGCGGGAACCGGGTGGGTCGGTGGGTATCTGCCGCAATGCCGCCTTGGCGCTGAGCCTGCCCGGGCAGTGGGTGTGCGATGTATTGCGGGAAGTGGCGGGGCAATATCGCGAGCGGTCGTACCCGTAA
- the nirB gene encoding nitrite reductase large subunit NirB gives MKATASSGQRERLVIVGNGMVGHHCVEQLVERGALARFELRVFGEERQRAYDRVHLSEYFSGSCAETLALCEQGFYGANGVHLHLGEAVLQIDRERCEVVTAEGRYGYDHLVLATGSYPFVPPIEGSSGNARLVYRTLDDLDAIRAAAVDATRGVVVGGGLLGLEAANALKSLGLEAHVVEFAPRLMPVQLDAEGGAALKAQIQALGVGVHLSRATQSISDGEAYRYRMNFDGGEHLETDLVVFSAGIRPQDALGRACGLEIAARGGVVVDNHCRSSDPRIFAIGECASWNGSVFGLVAPGYSMARNVAALLLGEAAGEFTGADMSTKLKLLGVDVGSIGDAHGATPGSRSYRFIDEANAAYRRLVVDASGKHVLGAVLVGDNSYYDTLLQYAQNGIALPADPAALILPQSGGVPALGADALPDSATLCSCHNVSKGAVCAAIDSGCADLAAVKGCTKAATGCGGCAALLKQVFEHELTARGVAVDKRLCEHFAYTRQELYGLVRVGGIRTFNDLLARHGQGHVGCDICKPAVGNILASCWNQPIMDPALVPLQDTNDTFMANMQKNGTYSVVPRIPGGEITPDKLIVIGQVAKKYDLYTKITGGQRIDLFGAQLHELPLIWGELIEAGFETGHAYGKSTRTVKSCVGSTWCRYGVQDSVAMALRLEDRYKGLRSPHKLKFAVSGCTRECAEAQSKDIGVIATDKGWNLYVCGNGGMRPRHAELFATDLDDETLVRLIDRVLMFYIRTADKLQRTSVWRESLDGGLDYLKQVILEDRLGLAAELEAQMQHVVEQYECEWANALNDPEKLKRFRTFVNDRRADPDVHFIREREQRRPAAPLHLIPTVEEAV, from the coding sequence ATGAAGGCAACAGCGAGCAGCGGGCAACGAGAGCGACTGGTCATCGTCGGCAACGGCATGGTGGGCCACCATTGCGTCGAGCAACTGGTCGAACGCGGCGCGCTGGCGCGCTTCGAGTTGCGCGTGTTCGGCGAGGAGCGCCAGCGCGCCTACGACCGCGTGCACCTGTCTGAATACTTCAGCGGCAGCTGTGCCGAAACCCTGGCCCTGTGCGAGCAGGGTTTCTATGGCGCCAACGGGGTGCACCTGCACCTGGGTGAAGCGGTGCTGCAGATCGACCGCGAGCGCTGTGAAGTGGTGACCGCCGAAGGCCGCTACGGGTACGACCATCTGGTCCTGGCCACCGGCTCTTACCCCTTCGTGCCCCCGATCGAGGGCTCCAGCGGCAACGCCCGCCTGGTCTATCGCACCCTCGACGATCTCGACGCGATACGCGCCGCAGCCGTCGATGCCACCCGTGGCGTGGTGGTGGGCGGCGGTCTGCTGGGCCTTGAGGCGGCCAATGCCCTCAAGTCCCTGGGCCTGGAAGCGCACGTGGTGGAGTTCGCGCCACGGCTGATGCCGGTGCAACTGGATGCTGAAGGCGGCGCCGCGCTCAAGGCGCAGATCCAAGCCCTGGGCGTAGGCGTGCACCTGTCGCGCGCCACCCAGTCGATCAGCGACGGCGAGGCCTACCGCTATCGGATGAATTTCGACGGTGGCGAACACCTGGAAACCGACCTGGTGGTGTTCTCTGCCGGCATTCGCCCGCAGGATGCCCTGGGCCGTGCCTGCGGCCTGGAGATCGCCGCGCGCGGCGGGGTGGTGGTCGACAACCACTGCCGCTCCAGCGACCCCCGGATCTTCGCCATCGGTGAATGCGCCTCGTGGAACGGCAGCGTGTTCGGCCTGGTTGCGCCGGGCTACAGCATGGCGCGCAACGTCGCGGCGCTGTTGTTGGGCGAGGCGGCTGGGGAATTCACCGGGGCCGACATGTCGACCAAGCTCAAGCTGCTGGGCGTCGATGTCGGCTCCATCGGCGATGCCCATGGCGCCACGCCGGGCTCGCGCAGCTACCGCTTCATCGACGAGGCCAATGCCGCCTATCGCCGGCTGGTGGTCGATGCCAGCGGCAAGCACGTACTCGGTGCCGTGCTGGTGGGCGACAACAGCTACTACGATACATTGCTGCAATACGCCCAGAACGGCATCGCCCTGCCTGCCGACCCGGCGGCCTTGATCCTGCCGCAAAGCGGCGGCGTACCAGCCCTGGGCGCCGATGCGCTGCCTGACAGCGCGACCCTCTGCTCGTGCCACAACGTCAGCAAGGGCGCAGTCTGCGCAGCGATTGACAGTGGTTGCGCCGACCTGGCTGCGGTCAAGGGCTGCACCAAGGCTGCCACCGGCTGTGGCGGCTGCGCGGCGCTGCTCAAGCAGGTGTTCGAGCATGAACTCACCGCCCGTGGCGTGGCCGTGGACAAGCGCCTGTGCGAACACTTCGCCTACACCCGGCAGGAGCTGTACGGGCTGGTGCGGGTGGGTGGCATACGCACCTTCAATGATTTGCTGGCGCGCCATGGCCAGGGCCATGTCGGCTGCGACATCTGCAAGCCGGCGGTGGGCAACATCCTCGCTTCGTGCTGGAACCAACCGATCATGGACCCTGCGCTGGTGCCGCTGCAGGACACCAACGACACCTTCATGGCCAACATGCAGAAAAACGGTACCTATTCGGTGGTGCCGCGCATTCCCGGCGGCGAAATCACCCCGGACAAACTGATCGTGATCGGTCAGGTGGCCAAGAAGTACGACCTTTACACCAAGATCACCGGCGGCCAACGCATCGACCTGTTCGGCGCCCAGTTGCACGAGCTGCCGCTGATCTGGGGCGAGCTGATCGAGGCCGGCTTCGAGACTGGCCACGCCTACGGCAAATCGACCCGCACGGTGAAGTCCTGCGTAGGCAGCACCTGGTGCCGCTACGGTGTGCAGGACAGCGTCGCCATGGCGCTGCGCCTGGAGGACCGCTACAAGGGCCTGCGCAGCCCGCACAAGCTCAAGTTCGCGGTCTCTGGCTGCACCCGCGAATGCGCCGAGGCGCAAAGCAAGGACATCGGCGTGATCGCCACCGACAAAGGCTGGAACCTCTACGTCTGCGGCAATGGCGGCATGCGCCCACGCCATGCCGAGCTGTTCGCTACCGACCTGGACGACGAGACCCTGGTACGCCTGATCGACCGCGTGCTGATGTTCTACATCCGCACCGCCGACAAGCTGCAGCGCACGTCGGTGTGGCGTGAAAGCCTGGATGGCGGCCTGGACTACCTCAAGCAGGTGATCCTCGAAGACCGCCTGGGCCTGGCTGCCGAGCTGGAAGCGCAGATGCAGCATGTGGTCGAGCAGTACGAGTGCGAATGGGCCAATGCCCTCAATGATCCGGAAAAGCTCAAGCGCTTCCGTACCTTCGTCAACGATCGACGCGCCGACCCGGACGTGCACTTCATCCGCGAGCGTGAACAACGTCGCCCCGCTGCACCCCTGCACCTGATCCCTACCGTCGAGGAGGCTGTCTGA